From Bacillus sp. FSL K6-3431, the proteins below share one genomic window:
- a CDS encoding cold-shock protein, with the protein MNQGTVKWFNADKGFGFIEVEGGEDVFVHFSAITGDGFKSLEEGQKVSFEITQGNRGDQAANVVKL; encoded by the coding sequence ATGAATCAAGGTACAGTAAAATGGTTTAACGCAGACAAAGGTTTCGGTTTCATCGAAGTTGAAGGCGGAGAAGACGTATTCGTACATTTCTCAGCAATCACTGGAGACGGCTTCAAATCACTTGAAGAAGGTCAAAAAGTAAGCTTTGAAATCACTCAAGGCAACCGCGGCGACCAAGCAGCTAACGTTGTTAAATTATAA
- a CDS encoding carbohydrate ABC transporter permease: MQNRGKRYTLEIIGIVLALLWISPFYLMIVNAFKTKREIFADTLKFPAEWTFANFKQAFEELSFLQTFMNSVLITLLSVAAILIFSALAAYALSRNGSKLSNIIFFLFVAAMLIPFQSVMIPLVSLFGKADMLNIYGLIFMYLGFGSSLSIFLYHGALKGIPKSLDEAATIDGCNRLQVFWYIIFPLLKPISITVGILNVIWIWNDYLLPSLVISGEGTDTIPLKLFLFFGQYTKQWHLALAGLTISIIPVIIGYFIAQKQIIKGVSDGAVK; the protein is encoded by the coding sequence ATGCAAAATAGGGGGAAACGATACACACTTGAAATTATCGGCATCGTTCTTGCGCTATTATGGATCTCACCTTTTTATTTGATGATTGTCAATGCATTTAAAACGAAACGAGAAATTTTTGCAGATACGTTAAAATTTCCGGCCGAATGGACGTTTGCGAATTTTAAGCAAGCATTTGAGGAATTGAGTTTTTTACAAACATTTATGAACTCCGTTCTTATTACATTACTTAGCGTTGCGGCTATTCTCATTTTCTCAGCGCTTGCAGCGTATGCATTATCCCGTAATGGTAGTAAATTAAGCAATATTATATTCTTTCTGTTTGTCGCAGCGATGCTTATTCCGTTCCAATCAGTAATGATCCCGCTTGTTTCTTTATTTGGTAAGGCGGATATGTTGAATATATACGGATTGATTTTTATGTATCTTGGTTTTGGTTCCAGTTTGTCAATTTTCCTTTATCACGGTGCTTTAAAAGGAATTCCAAAATCATTGGATGAAGCGGCGACAATTGATGGTTGTAATCGACTACAAGTATTTTGGTACATTATTTTTCCGCTATTAAAACCTATTTCGATTACAGTTGGAATATTGAATGTTATTTGGATTTGGAATGATTACTTACTTCCTTCGCTTGTGATTAGTGGGGAAGGAACAGATACGATACCGTTAAAACTATTTTTATTCTTCGGACAGTATACAAAACAGTGGCATTTGGCGCTTGCTGGGCTGACCATCTCTATTATTCCTGTCATTATTGGTTATTTCATCGCCCAAAAGCAAATTATTAAAGGTGTATCGGATGGAGCGGTGAAGTAA
- a CDS encoding YfjL-like protein produces MSMKKKKWLYTILLIILIVPILFFYQAFNGNPVSKIAAKNSLQGYLTRQYPHKEYRMLNQFYDFKIGGYTFEVVQIGDEQQEKYEFQVTGFFKPTITFDGIYYANLDEPLMEKLSREAVDELKSVFHDNGIQIVDMYVQLEISQGKYTGNTIWSKGLQLEKPMYIHLTIDVTNMNKKDVLAAVKSIQQTLDSENYQYSRVSFNGNIIDKSTIGKNYNGYVKYHIGFDKGANIELSDIETEKQ; encoded by the coding sequence ATGAGCATGAAAAAGAAAAAATGGCTATATACGATTTTACTTATCATCTTAATTGTACCGATATTATTTTTTTACCAGGCATTTAACGGAAATCCTGTTTCAAAAATAGCAGCAAAAAATTCATTACAAGGCTATCTAACTAGACAATATCCTCATAAGGAATATCGCATGCTTAATCAGTTTTATGATTTTAAAATTGGTGGTTATACTTTTGAAGTTGTGCAAATAGGAGATGAGCAACAAGAAAAATATGAATTTCAAGTAACTGGATTTTTTAAACCAACAATCACTTTTGATGGCATCTATTACGCTAATCTTGATGAGCCACTTATGGAGAAATTATCGAGAGAGGCAGTAGACGAATTAAAATCTGTGTTCCATGATAATGGGATTCAAATTGTCGACATGTATGTACAGCTTGAAATTTCACAAGGTAAATACACCGGCAATACTATATGGTCAAAAGGGTTACAATTAGAAAAACCAATGTATATTCACCTTACTATCGATGTAACAAATATGAACAAAAAAGATGTTCTAGCCGCTGTAAAGTCGATTCAACAAACGCTCGATTCTGAGAATTACCAATATAGTAGAGTTAGTTTCAATGGTAATATAATCGATAAATCCACCATTGGTAAGAATTATAACGGATATGTCAAATACCATATTGGGTTTGACAAAGGTGCCAATATTGAATTAAGTGATATCGAAACAGAAAAACAGTAA
- a CDS encoding biotin transporter BioY, translating to MAVRTKNKLGTLEMVYVSMFAALMMIGANITSFVPFMVVGGVPITLQPFFAVLAGAFLGSRLGAISMSVYAFIGLVGAPVFAKFSGGIGSLLNPTFGFIISFIITAYITGKIIEKNNKLHTYVIAALIGTIVSYLFGTNWMYAAYKLWFSAPEAFSYKVAWIWMAVPFPKDVILAILAGVFAHRMRKIVKRSR from the coding sequence ATGGCAGTAAGAACAAAAAACAAGCTAGGAACACTAGAAATGGTGTATGTGAGTATGTTCGCAGCGTTAATGATGATAGGAGCGAATATTACCTCTTTTGTTCCATTTATGGTAGTTGGAGGAGTACCAATTACTTTACAGCCATTCTTTGCAGTATTGGCGGGAGCATTTTTAGGAAGTAGACTTGGAGCAATTTCAATGTCCGTGTATGCGTTTATTGGCCTTGTTGGAGCGCCGGTTTTTGCGAAATTCAGCGGTGGAATTGGATCGTTATTAAACCCAACTTTTGGATTTATAATTTCATTTATTATTACCGCTTATATAACTGGGAAGATCATTGAGAAAAATAATAAACTACATACTTACGTGATTGCAGCTCTAATAGGCACAATAGTGAGTTATTTGTTTGGAACGAACTGGATGTATGCAGCTTACAAGCTATGGTTTTCCGCACCAGAGGCTTTTTCATATAAAGTAGCATGGATATGGATGGCGGTCCCATTCCCTAAAGACGTGATTTTAGCCATTTTAGCAGGGGTATTTGCCCATCGTATGCGGAAAATTGTCAAAAGGTCTAGGTAA
- a CDS encoding DUF3100 domain-containing protein, translating to MKANFLYLLVFSLIIITTAEFIGFQLITIGSVNIGILPLVFAILLTMFLGFQVFRKGILKKVFSKGNIGFANKYLLFLMLPLMARYGADVAPHIKEILKIGWVFLLQEVGNLGTVLIGLPIAILIGLRREAIGATLGIGREGELAYISEKYTLDSSEGRGVLSLYIIGTLFGAIFFSIFAPLLLDLGFRVEALAMASGVGSASMMTAASATLVARLPEMGSTITAYAAASQLLTSFLGTFTMVFLAVPLQKFMYNLMVRDGK from the coding sequence ATGAAAGCAAACTTTTTATATTTACTCGTTTTCTCATTAATCATTATCACTACTGCTGAATTCATTGGTTTTCAACTGATTACAATCGGTTCAGTGAATATTGGTATACTACCGCTGGTATTCGCTATTCTACTTACGATGTTCCTAGGCTTCCAAGTCTTTCGAAAAGGAATATTAAAAAAGGTTTTTAGTAAAGGGAATATTGGATTTGCAAATAAATATTTATTATTTCTTATGCTACCTTTAATGGCAAGATACGGTGCTGATGTGGCTCCTCATATTAAAGAAATCTTGAAAATCGGCTGGGTGTTCCTTTTACAGGAGGTCGGAAATTTAGGTACTGTTTTAATTGGACTTCCAATCGCTATTTTAATCGGCCTAAGACGTGAAGCAATTGGCGCGACACTCGGAATAGGCAGGGAAGGTGAACTTGCATATATTTCTGAAAAATACACACTCGATTCCAGTGAAGGTAGAGGGGTACTCTCTCTTTATATTATCGGAACACTTTTCGGCGCTATTTTCTTCAGTATTTTCGCACCGTTATTATTAGACTTAGGCTTCAGAGTCGAGGCATTAGCAATGGCATCCGGAGTAGGATCTGCAAGCATGATGACAGCCGCATCTGCCACTTTAGTCGCTCGACTACCAGAGATGGGAAGTACAATTACTGCCTATGCAGCTGCCAGTCAGCTACTAACAAGTTTTTTAGGAACATTCACGATGGTGTTTTTAGCAGTGCCACTTCAGAAGTTTATGTATAACTTAATGGTTAGGGATGGTAAATAA
- a CDS encoding LysR family transcriptional regulator — translation MELRQIQYFIEVAKREHMTGAADALHVAQSAVSRQIVNLEAELGVDLFIREGRNIRLTPIGKMFLEKMQQAMDVIEQAKREINECLDPEKGTVRIGFPSSLAAHLLPTVISTFRKKHPDVKFQLHQDSYYRLIDSVIKGEIDMALMGPLPMQERRVQSEILFVEKLVALLYSSHPLASKRSIALDDLRNDPFILSPKGYILRDVVIQACQQHGFVPDVSFEGKDIDAIKGLVSAGLGVTMLPEITLIDSLPRATVKASILETNVTRTVGVIIPRDRELMPTELLFYEFLKDFFQTLTEYQ, via the coding sequence TTGGAACTAAGACAAATCCAATATTTTATAGAGGTAGCAAAACGCGAACATATGACAGGTGCAGCGGATGCTTTACATGTAGCGCAATCGGCTGTTAGCCGGCAAATCGTTAATTTGGAAGCCGAGCTTGGCGTCGATCTGTTTATCAGGGAAGGCAGAAATATTCGCTTAACTCCAATTGGCAAAATGTTTTTAGAAAAAATGCAACAGGCTATGGATGTAATAGAGCAAGCAAAAAGAGAAATAAACGAATGTTTAGATCCTGAAAAAGGCACTGTGAGGATCGGCTTCCCTAGTAGCTTAGCTGCGCATCTATTGCCAACTGTTATCTCTACTTTTCGAAAAAAACATCCAGACGTGAAATTTCAGCTACATCAAGATTCCTATTATCGTTTAATCGATTCTGTTATAAAAGGTGAAATTGATATGGCGCTAATGGGACCTCTTCCGATGCAGGAGCGTCGGGTGCAAAGTGAAATTCTATTTGTAGAAAAGCTTGTTGCGCTTTTGTATTCAAGTCACCCACTTGCAAGCAAACGCTCTATTGCATTAGATGATTTACGAAATGACCCATTTATCTTGTCGCCAAAAGGTTATATTCTACGTGATGTAGTAATCCAGGCTTGCCAGCAACATGGATTCGTTCCTGATGTATCATTTGAAGGAAAAGATATTGACGCAATTAAAGGTCTTGTCTCTGCAGGGCTCGGTGTAACAATGCTACCTGAAATCACGCTTATTGACAGTTTGCCGAGAGCAACAGTGAAAGCATCAATTTTGGAAACTAATGTCACTCGTACTGTTGGAGTGATCATTCCAAGAGACCGGGAACTTATGCCTACAGAATTATTGTTTTATGAATTTCTGAAGGATTTTTTCCAGACGTTAACGGAATATCAATAG
- a CDS encoding zf-HC2 domain-containing protein encodes MNKDCFIAEDLLPLHNEGLLQEETAEWLESHLKSCPKCNELAQHSKEPVEKETITSTVNHDKMMGKIKLKLTIYQIIFVSISFFFAIKTSLLNDSFGFILSYTVLGLITYLFYKNFLIVTAIAFLPVFFWEIIQSTAGDISLLLGLTSAAFLAILHLIFALMGCFIGLLILKLKERG; translated from the coding sequence ATGAATAAAGACTGCTTTATCGCTGAAGACTTGCTGCCTTTACACAATGAAGGCTTGCTCCAAGAGGAAACAGCTGAATGGCTAGAGTCACACTTAAAAAGCTGTCCAAAATGCAATGAACTTGCTCAACATTCGAAAGAACCAGTTGAAAAGGAGACGATCACCTCTACTGTTAACCACGATAAAATGATGGGGAAAATCAAATTAAAATTAACTATTTACCAAATTATCTTTGTTAGCATATCATTTTTCTTTGCCATTAAAACATCACTTTTAAATGACAGCTTCGGCTTTATTTTATCGTATACTGTCTTAGGATTAATCACCTATTTATTTTACAAAAACTTTTTAATTGTCACTGCAATTGCATTCCTACCTGTTTTCTTTTGGGAAATCATCCAATCAACAGCAGGAGACATTTCGCTGTTACTAGGGCTCACTAGCGCGGCTTTTCTTGCCATTTTACATCTCATATTCGCACTTATGGGATGTTTCATCGGCTTACTGATTTTAAAACTTAAGGAGAGAGGTTGA
- a CDS encoding RNA polymerase sigma factor translates to MSELEELYKEIQPKIYAFFYVKTFDSEAAEDLTHDVFYEALKGFHSFSEKSSMQTWIFSIAQNLLKKFYRSKRYIRNLENILAENKDNITITPEDLYIMKEGNRALTKQISQLDNLSKEIATLRIYGELSFKEIGDLLNKSENYARVTFHRTKLKLQREMRVKDE, encoded by the coding sequence ATGAGCGAGCTTGAGGAGCTGTATAAAGAAATTCAACCAAAGATTTATGCATTTTTCTATGTAAAAACATTTGATTCTGAGGCCGCAGAAGATTTAACACATGACGTGTTTTATGAAGCGCTAAAAGGATTTCATTCATTTTCAGAAAAATCCTCTATGCAAACATGGATCTTTTCCATAGCACAGAACTTATTAAAGAAATTCTATCGTTCCAAAAGATATATACGCAATTTGGAAAATATACTTGCCGAAAATAAAGATAATATCACTATTACTCCTGAAGATTTATACATCATGAAAGAAGGTAATCGGGCTCTTACTAAACAAATAAGCCAACTAGATAACCTCTCTAAGGAAATCGCGACTTTACGTATTTATGGCGAATTATCATTTAAAGAAATTGGTGATTTACTGAATAAAAGCGAGAATTACGCAAGGGTAACATTTCATCGCACAAAATTGAAACTTCAGAGGGAAATGAGGGTGAAAGATGAATAA
- the gdhA gene encoding NADP-specific glutamate dehydrogenase: MAMVINMKNEKMQAARAYIDDVYDTVVNRNPNEYEFLQAVKEIFHSLIPVFARNPHYIENGILERMVEPERLISFRVPWVDDQGKVQVNRGFRVQFNSAIGPYKGGLRFHPSVNASIIKFLGFEQIFKNALTGQAIGGGKGGADFDPKGKSNAEVMRFTQSFMTELSKYIGSDVDVPAGDIGVGAREIGYMFGQYKRLRGNFDPGVFTGKGVNYGGSLARTEATGYGTVYFVEEMLRDQGLSFTGSTVVVSGSGNVSTYAIEKAQEFGANVVACSDSNGYIYDKYGIDLDTIKRLKEVDRCRISEYVKERPHAKYVEGSNGIWTIPCDIALPCATQNEIDEHSARILVANKVKAIGEGANMPSTLEAVEVFHDSDVLFGPGKAANAGGVAVSALEMAQNSSRVAWTFEEVDDKLKLIMSDIYNNSMKAAEEYGQPGNLVTGANIAGFTKVADAMLMHGII, encoded by the coding sequence ATGGCGATGGTGATAAATATGAAAAATGAAAAAATGCAAGCAGCCCGTGCTTATATCGACGATGTATATGATACGGTAGTTAACCGAAATCCAAATGAGTATGAATTTCTTCAAGCTGTAAAAGAAATCTTCCACTCACTTATTCCTGTTTTCGCAAGAAATCCTCATTATATAGAAAATGGTATTTTGGAAAGAATGGTTGAACCTGAACGACTGATCTCATTTCGCGTACCATGGGTGGATGATCAAGGTAAAGTGCAAGTAAACCGTGGTTTCCGCGTGCAATTCAATAGCGCGATCGGACCTTATAAGGGAGGATTAAGATTTCATCCTTCTGTAAATGCTAGCATTATCAAATTCTTAGGTTTTGAACAAATATTTAAAAATGCATTAACTGGTCAAGCGATTGGTGGCGGTAAAGGTGGAGCTGACTTTGACCCTAAAGGAAAATCGAATGCAGAAGTGATGCGTTTTACTCAAAGCTTTATGACGGAATTAAGTAAGTATATTGGTTCAGATGTCGATGTACCAGCTGGAGATATCGGAGTTGGCGCACGAGAAATTGGTTATATGTTTGGCCAATACAAAAGATTACGCGGGAATTTTGATCCTGGCGTGTTTACTGGCAAAGGCGTAAACTACGGTGGTAGTCTTGCACGAACAGAAGCAACAGGCTATGGCACGGTCTATTTTGTCGAGGAAATGCTTAGAGACCAAGGACTTTCTTTCACCGGAAGTACCGTCGTTGTTTCCGGCTCAGGTAATGTATCCACTTATGCTATTGAAAAAGCCCAGGAGTTCGGCGCAAACGTTGTTGCTTGTAGTGACTCAAATGGCTATATATACGATAAATACGGCATTGACCTTGATACGATAAAAAGACTGAAAGAAGTAGACAGATGTAGAATCAGTGAATATGTAAAAGAACGACCTCACGCGAAGTACGTGGAAGGTAGTAACGGCATCTGGACCATCCCTTGTGATATCGCTCTACCATGCGCTACACAAAATGAGATTGATGAGCACTCCGCTAGAATACTCGTAGCAAACAAAGTGAAAGCAATTGGCGAAGGAGCGAATATGCCATCTACGCTTGAAGCTGTTGAAGTCTTTCATGACAGTGATGTTCTTTTTGGACCTGGAAAAGCAGCAAATGCTGGCGGTGTAGCCGTTTCCGCTTTAGAAATGGCGCAAAACAGCTCACGCGTTGCTTGGACATTCGAAGAGGTTGATGACAAACTGAAGCTGATCATGTCAGATATTTATAATAACAGCATGAAGGCAGCTGAAGAATACGGTCAACCTGGCAATCTTGTTACTGGCGCAAATATCGCTGGCTTTACAAAAGTTGCTGACGCGATGCTCATGCACGGTATTATTTAA
- a CDS encoding LacI family DNA-binding transcriptional regulator, which yields MNVTIKDVARKAGVAPSTVSRVIANSPKISQNTKEKVRKVMDELGYHPNLLARNLVKRSTRTIGIVMKESSRHSLYDPFFPEALKGMGDLLHDREYSILMTTGETKEEIFQDVVKMVAGQNVDGIIMLYSEDDDPILQRLLQRQFPFVMIGKPTTQIDQVMFVDNDNVKAARDMTEHLISHGHRHIAYVGGDPKFEVHKDREQGYTEALTLSGIHKKSIFRMDIAKQSGEKVVNDLLAMEDCPTAILTTDELMAMSILSALYERGLRVPDDFSLTTFMYSLLSELSSPPLTTVDIHPFQLGFEAAKTLIDLIENPHMMKRNILVPTRIVKRVSCGIVKDDKELLNH from the coding sequence ATGAATGTAACGATTAAAGATGTCGCGAGAAAAGCGGGAGTAGCGCCTTCAACTGTTTCTCGAGTAATCGCTAATAGCCCAAAAATATCACAGAATACAAAAGAAAAGGTTCGGAAAGTGATGGATGAATTAGGTTACCATCCAAACTTACTTGCAAGAAACCTTGTTAAACGCTCTACGAGAACAATCGGAATTGTTATGAAGGAGTCGTCAAGGCATTCTCTATATGATCCGTTTTTCCCTGAAGCGTTAAAGGGTATGGGGGATCTACTTCACGACCGTGAATACAGCATATTAATGACGACAGGTGAAACAAAAGAGGAGATTTTTCAAGATGTAGTGAAGATGGTCGCGGGGCAAAATGTTGATGGGATCATCATGCTATATTCCGAAGATGATGATCCAATACTGCAACGTCTTCTTCAAAGGCAATTCCCCTTTGTTATGATCGGCAAACCGACTACTCAAATTGATCAAGTGATGTTTGTCGATAATGATAATGTCAAAGCGGCGCGCGATATGACAGAACATTTAATTTCCCATGGTCACCGCCATATAGCTTATGTTGGTGGGGATCCAAAGTTTGAAGTACATAAAGACCGCGAACAGGGATATACGGAAGCGTTAACCCTTTCAGGCATCCATAAGAAGTCAATTTTTCGGATGGATATTGCGAAGCAAAGTGGGGAAAAAGTGGTAAATGATTTGTTAGCAATGGAAGATTGTCCGACAGCGATCCTGACTACAGATGAATTGATGGCAATGAGTATTTTATCAGCCCTTTATGAAAGAGGACTTCGCGTTCCGGATGATTTTTCATTGACAACATTTATGTATTCACTACTGTCCGAACTATCGAGTCCACCGCTAACAACAGTGGATATCCACCCATTTCAACTAGGTTTTGAAGCAGCAAAAACACTTATTGATTTAATAGAAAATCCCCATATGATGAAGCGTAACATACTTGTTCCGACACGGATCGTTAAACGTGTTTCATGTGGGATAGTGAAGGACGATAAGGAGTTGCTTAATCACTAG
- the bioB gene encoding biotin synthase BioB, protein MDIANQVLAGGEITDEQALAILKCPDDEILLLLHAAYKIRKHFYGNKVKLNMIINTKSGLCPENCGYCAQSIISKAPIEKYAMMKKDEIVAGASKAARLNAGTYCIVASGRGPVNREMDIVVDSVKEIKLLHKEMTVCACLGILKPEQALRLKKAGVDRYNHNINTSSKHHENITTSHTYDERVSTIGHVKDSGISPCSGVIIGMKESMEDVIDMARSLKVLDADSIPVNFLHAVDGTPLAGTNELNPRYCLKVLCLFRLINPTKEIRISGGREVNLRSLQPFGLYPANSIFIGDYLTTEGQESFSDKRMLEDMGFEVDFVQLNREDLLV, encoded by the coding sequence ATGGATATAGCTAATCAGGTACTTGCCGGTGGAGAGATTACCGATGAACAGGCGCTTGCAATTCTCAAGTGCCCGGACGATGAAATTTTGCTGCTATTACATGCAGCATACAAAATTCGAAAACACTTTTATGGTAATAAAGTAAAGCTTAATATGATTATTAACACGAAATCAGGTCTTTGTCCTGAGAATTGTGGATATTGCGCACAGTCCATTATTTCAAAAGCACCGATTGAGAAATATGCAATGATGAAAAAGGATGAAATTGTTGCTGGTGCGAGTAAGGCAGCACGATTAAATGCAGGTACATACTGTATAGTAGCGAGCGGACGAGGTCCCGTAAATCGAGAAATGGACATCGTTGTGGATTCAGTAAAAGAAATTAAATTATTACATAAGGAAATGACTGTTTGCGCTTGTCTTGGTATTTTGAAGCCAGAACAAGCCTTACGATTGAAGAAGGCGGGTGTTGATCGTTATAATCACAACATCAACACCTCAAGCAAACATCATGAAAATATTACAACTTCACATACATACGACGAGCGTGTTTCAACAATTGGCCATGTCAAAGATTCCGGAATCTCTCCATGTTCAGGAGTTATTATTGGAATGAAGGAATCAATGGAAGATGTGATTGATATGGCGCGGAGTTTGAAGGTTTTGGATGCAGATTCGATTCCCGTAAACTTCTTGCATGCAGTAGATGGTACGCCGCTTGCAGGAACAAACGAACTGAATCCGCGCTATTGCTTAAAAGTTTTATGCTTATTTCGTTTGATCAACCCTACGAAGGAAATTCGAATTTCAGGAGGACGTGAAGTCAATTTGCGTAGTTTGCAACCATTTGGACTTTATCCGGCAAATTCAATATTTATTGGGGATTACTTAACGACGGAAGGACAGGAAAGTTTTTCCGACAAGCGGATGCTAGAGGATATGGGTTTTGAAGTCGATTTCGTGCAATTGAATAGGGAGGATCTGTTAGTTTAA
- a CDS encoding M20/M25/M40 family metallo-hydrolase, producing the protein MIFKEQYEAIKNIGTSIFNNPELGYKEDKTKRTVSDFLTSVNPEIELEEFSTTGLKTSLGKSKKFNIAFIAELDAVYAPSHWCSDKDTGAAHNCGHYTQVAIALALYKYLYESEAYKKYDFQITFIFIPAEEYLDLTYRDQLMKENKISYYGGKPEAMKLGVFDDIDIGICVHAMGGEFPERTIEVNCDLAGFLYKKYTFQGKATHAGFDPFSSKNAYSMSTLFNVALGLSRQQLKDDEMVRLNPIVMDSDMSTNVIPNQITVGSDLRTQSVTYMKEVALKMDDAAKGSAMALQGEVSLHTQMGYLPFVQNRYLSEFVKEAFNKNEEITNILNENAISAAGDIGDLSFMIPCIQIGYSGFTGTIHGDDFKDIDPEYIYETFPRFLASVLAQLNGNIDPSKLYRRSYSEYEKLIQSIIE; encoded by the coding sequence ATGATTTTCAAAGAGCAATATGAAGCCATCAAAAATATTGGTACATCTATCTTCAATAATCCAGAGCTTGGTTATAAAGAAGATAAAACAAAAAGAACTGTTTCTGATTTTCTCACAAGCGTGAACCCTGAAATAGAGTTAGAAGAGTTTAGTACGACTGGCCTGAAAACCTCCTTAGGTAAATCCAAAAAATTTAACATCGCCTTCATCGCAGAGCTTGATGCAGTTTATGCTCCTTCCCACTGGTGTTCTGATAAAGATACTGGCGCTGCGCATAATTGCGGACATTATACACAAGTAGCCATTGCGCTAGCTTTGTATAAATACCTCTATGAATCCGAAGCATACAAAAAGTATGATTTTCAAATTACTTTTATTTTTATTCCCGCGGAAGAATATTTAGATTTAACTTATCGCGATCAGTTAATGAAGGAGAACAAAATATCCTATTATGGCGGAAAGCCAGAAGCCATGAAATTAGGCGTTTTTGATGATATCGATATCGGCATTTGTGTCCATGCAATGGGTGGAGAATTTCCTGAACGAACAATTGAAGTCAACTGCGATCTAGCTGGATTTTTGTATAAAAAATACACTTTTCAAGGCAAAGCAACACATGCTGGATTTGATCCTTTCTCTTCAAAAAATGCATATAGCATGTCCACTTTATTCAATGTCGCATTAGGCCTTTCCCGTCAACAGTTAAAAGACGATGAAATGGTTAGATTAAATCCAATTGTAATGGATTCGGACATGTCTACAAATGTGATTCCAAATCAAATTACAGTAGGATCCGACTTACGAACACAATCGGTCACTTATATGAAGGAAGTTGCTTTAAAAATGGATGATGCAGCTAAAGGCAGTGCCATGGCTCTCCAAGGAGAAGTCTCACTGCATACACAGATGGGGTACCTACCCTTTGTTCAAAATCGCTATTTATCAGAATTCGTTAAAGAAGCATTTAATAAAAATGAAGAAATCACAAATATTTTAAATGAAAATGCCATTAGCGCTGCTGGCGACATCGGAGACCTTTCATTTATGATTCCTTGCATTCAAATTGGTTATAGTGGTTTTACCGGAACGATACATGGTGATGATTTTAAAGATATCGATCCTGAGTATATTTATGAAACTTTCCCTAGATTTTTAGCTTCTGTTTTAGCGCAATTGAACGGAAATATTGATCCGTCTAAACTTTATAGAAGATCATATTCAGAATATGAAAAGTTGATCCAATCAATCATCGAATAA